From the Coffea eugenioides isolate CCC68of chromosome 1, Ceug_1.0, whole genome shotgun sequence genome, the window GTCTCTAAGCACTAGCTTATCAACAATCCTTCATCTATTGGCTCGCCAATCCATGGCCAAAGAAAATACTCAAACATGTCCAAAGAAAGCAGATAATTTGCAGCTTCATTCGCAATGGAAAAACGTCCTAGTTCGAGTCCTATCGTGACTCGAGACTCGGTCCAATTTTCAAGTCCAATAACTTATGAACCTCGGGGCCTGTGAGGATATTTACATCGAATAAGCTCTCTGAGCCAGCAAGGATTCCATGCGGAAAATTACGTCCAATATTCTGGCTTGAGTATTGTAATCCAACGGATACAAATAggcttttttctccttttttttcttattttttccccctcccctcccctGATAGACAGTTAAATCTATCTATAGATGTCTATATTTAATAAAGCAAACAGAATAAATGCGCATATACCTCATTTTAAATCATCATCGAAGGGAAGCGGAACGGCGTTTTCATTCTACTTCAATTTTGTGAACGTTCTCATCTAGATTTATGTCTAACACTCCCTGTTCGAAATGCAATAAGAGTATATAAAAATTAGTTACAAATTCATGCCTGAGTAATACATTGGCTGGTGCAAAGGTGATATGCGAATTATTAGTGGGTGCAGCACAAAGAATCAGAGCCACCGAAAGCAATCGCATTGTGATCTTTCTAGCTACCGGAGAATAAATTGAGAGGAGAATCTGATTGAGATAGACAACCCAGGATCAAGAATTTTCTGCTTTTGCTGTAATATTTTAGATAACATTCATCTTCGATTtatattctatatatatatatgtgtatgtatgtaCATATATTGCGGACATGCACAAGGCACTGGACTGTGCACGGTGTTAATACAGTGTTTGTTAGGGAAATTGATTCTCGACCAACAATTTAGCCAAGAAATATCATCAAATAGATCCTTTgaaaatcaaatgataaaagcTCTCTAGTCTCCAGCCGTATATGGATCTGTTCAAAGGTGACAGGATATATCATATGTGTATGAACCAACTTGTTTGGTGTGCGTGGAACAATATAGTATCCAGGCTGAAAGTAACTTTAGTAGTTTTCGGGCATCTTGGTAAAGACCACCATCTTTTGAATGTGCTTTCTTTCACGTTTATACCGGAGAGGGTAGTCCACTTTCAGTTTCAGCTGCTTTATTTATAAATAGAGTAGCACGAGAGAACTTAACTTCAAGCAACCTCTCAGCTTTGAAATCACCGCTACTATAATATTAGAACTTCTCCCTTTTACTTACCTACTACTGCCTTTGATAGCAAGACCCGCCATCAGATCAGAATTCAACTTGGATTCGGGATCTGATGGTTTGCGAATACATCCAAATCTAGAAGATCGAAGACACCAGCTGCAATAATCTTCAGTCCTGTTTCATAGTCCGATACTGTGTACATCTTAGCTAATCAGAAGGGTAGTAGCTAATTAATCATCAAATGGACAAGGTACTGAGGCTGGCGTCCGAGAATGGACTGGTGATTTTCAGCAAAAGCACATGCTGCTTGTGCTACGCAGTCAATATTCTGTTCCACGAGCTGGGGGTTACTCCTTATATTCATGAAATCGATCATGATCCAGATGGAAAGGAGATTGAGAAAGCTCTGATGAGGATGGGGTGTAATGCGCCAATCCCGGCAGTTTTCATTGGCGGGAAGCTGGTTGGATCCACCAATGAAGTCATGTCTCTCCACCTAAGCGGCTCCCTCCTTCCACTTCTCAGGCCATACCAGCCATCGACTTAAAAGAAGTCTGCTGCTATAAACTTAATTTGCGTTTGCAGGCGTTTGTTTGCAGTACTACTAGATTAAGAAGAAGAATAAGCTAGCTTCGTCTCTCTCCCGTGTAGTGAGCTCTCTACAGTCTACATGGAACTGCCAGTTACTATTCTCTCTAAATCCATAAGCAATCGTCTAGCTAGTAATTATGTGTCGAAGATTTAGTAGCTAGTTTCCATTAATTAGCATGTATGAGCACGTAGCTTAGCTATATgcaaattatatacatatataattatcTGGCCTGTTCGCCTAGTCAAAGAATCATgtagtctatttgctttccttAATGATGAATTTAGTGTTATTTTAACTACTAACCGCGTAATAAAGTTATAATAtgattaatttatttatttgctctAGTTTTAGCAATCATTTAATTACAGAATCATATCCAAGAATATTAATACTGCAAGCACTAGTATGTATAAGCATAACCGGATTGATGAGATGATGCATTCACGTCGTTAGTTTGCATCAATATGAATTTACCAAAGAGATGATGCATCACCAGTTCCGAGTTGTGGCACTTCTTGATTTTGCATCCGACAGGATAGTTGCATGCACGAAGATTGGCGGACGAGCATTATACTAACATGCATTACCGCAACATTTACATTCGCCTCCCGCCAGCTCCCCTTTCTGATCTCCGGCGAGCGGAGAATTAAACATCGATCGATCGTCTGAATAATTATGCAAAGCTTTGAATCAACAGAATCTGGGATCATTAGACCTTAAACTACTAGCGGTTACGTGCATTCGTACAAATGCACGTAGCATAAGCGGAGAAAGATGAACAAGTTAATTAATCAATTGAATGGATTCTTTTCGCGGAATGCTTGGAATATGTCAACTGCTGGTGATAAAGGGAGGGGACCCAATGTAAGAGAAAATTCACAGGGACAGAAGTAAAATGCTGATGCTTTCTGCTGTCAATATTCCTGCGGCATTGCTCAATTTGATAAAGTTCCAAAGCAAAATCATCCACTTTTCTAGTGTATATCATCAGCTGCAATTGATTCTTCCACTTTCCCGTCGACAATGATAGCTTGCTAACTTTATTCTTGTGTATTATGTTTGTTTTCAATTCCTAATTAtattagtttagaaaatttgaagaacaGATCGTTGGGGTGTTGCTTCATCAAACTACAAATGCATCATCACAAATGAAATAAGTCGCTAGGCTCATAATGGCTGTGGATTCTCTCGATGCTAATCAGATGCCGCTGGTGCCGGTATGAGAAGACCCTTTAAGTAGCTTCACTTTTTTTTCTGATTATGAATGAATTGTGTTGTGTTTATGTTAAGTAAAAGTTCATTGAAGCCAACGTTTGTTATTTACTTCTCTAACATCAGATGATTAATGTATTAGGaaccgcaaaaaaaaaaaacaaaaagaaagaaagaaagggagatTGAGCAGAAAGTAGCAACAATCTTGGGTCCTTTTCatcaaagaaaggaaaacacaAAATAATTGGTGCCGCCACATTCATTTGTTACACAGTGTAACAAACACTCACATGTGGCCAAGGTTTGCAAAATCGAAACCCTACGTAGGATCGATTTTAATTTTACAGGATCAGACCGTAGGAGCGTAAGATCCCACCAAAAACTTCCAAATTAATTAACATTCATGTGTAACGAACACTCACATGCCGCaccctttttttctttgtgCAAGTTTTGCACTATTTGATATATCTTCAACTGAGTTAGCGTAAATCAATATTTGATGTAATTTGCTTACTATTTGATGTATCTTTCCACTAGGTTGGTGTAACTTTTACACTATTTACACCAAAATGGTGTACAAGTTAAACTAATTTGGTGAAAAAAATATACGCCAATTACAGCAAATAG encodes:
- the LOC113761761 gene encoding glutaredoxin-C13-like; amino-acid sequence: MDKVLRLASENGLVIFSKSTCCLCYAVNILFHELGVTPYIHEIDHDPDGKEIEKALMRMGCNAPIPAVFIGGKLVGSTNEVMSLHLSGSLLPLLRPYQPST